In the genome of Thunnus thynnus chromosome 6, fThuThy2.1, whole genome shotgun sequence, the window TCTGAGTGAATCTTTTTccaatttaatattttactttgagAAATATTACCATGTGCAAATGCTAGAAAATGAAAGTAGAGATTAAGAATCATCACTTGAAATATGTATTTTGTCATACCGTCCTCACTGATTCGAAgaatacatactgtaaacagGGATTTGCATCTTAGACCAAGCTGGTCTTGCTTTTCTGaggctaatttttttttttacagcatttcaACATGTGACCTACATTGATATGGTTAAAGTCGATGTGCATTCATAATGGATAGTCATAATCTTAGCAcaatcatactgtatgtctgagaaaataaacctgattctggaTCTCCTTCAAGGCTTAACTAAACTTCAACTTATcagataatatatatatatatatatatatatatatatatatacgtattCGCCTGTCTTTAAGAGCATTTGAGGTTACAATTCCTTAGCTTGTGCTGCTTTGTTACATTACCATCACAATCTACACTATTGGTTACACTGTAAACCAATAGCACAAAGGGAACGCTACTTAGTAGATGCctgttgttttttgggttttttttttggtcttttctcaTCTTCATCCTATCCTAACAGAATGCCATTCAGCTGTCAATATATTGTAGGTGATAAGCAGGAAGGGGAATTAAGGTTTTACCGTTCTGACAGCACAGGAGTGTTGAGTTATATTTACAATGGCTGTACATCACCCCATATGGCCAAGACACTGTAGCAGGGCTCCACACAATGGCCACACAAACACCTAAGCATAATTACAcaagcatgtaaacacacacacaacacacacagagcatcaACACTGAAAATGGTGCACACATATTACATAATTGATACCCCTAACAGTAAGTAGCCTACATCCATTTGTCCATTTATAAAACCCCAAGTGAATACAGTGTCCCTTTAAAACACTAAactatatataaacacacagagacggGCACTTTAGTCACGCAtgtacacaagcacacacacacacacacacacacacacacacacacactgtaaatatatatgtacacacaggTTGTTATTAGATTCATGAGCAACAGAAGCTTGACAGCCGTACATACCTGACTTTATGGTCCTCTGCTATCTCTATCTGTTCCTCagctctcctcttctcttctcatcCCTCGttctctctatcacacacacactcacacactcacacactcacacacacacagagagagcagtGTGTTTGAATCTGACAGATTTCTCTCAGCTCAGtaccctcctccctccctctctctctctctctctctctctctctcatttctcaggcacacactcaaaaacagccctccctccctcttttctttcttccctctcctgCCAAATATGCCAAATAGCCtccccgctctctctctcactcgcacCAGAGCTGCCTCTCTCCTCCcattccctccctctctgccttgTGAAGCAGTGCGAAAGTCACAACCCAAGCCACGCCccgctctctcctctcctctgggcTGCTATAAATACCGCTGCTGCTATGAATACACCGTCTTTCTCCCTCAGCATCCCTCgctcccgctctctctccctccatccctcgcCTGCACtgccctccctccatccctttCTCTCTCGAAATGTTTTTCTGATGACCTTGTATTATTCACCCGTACAACACCATCACATGACAGCATCCTTTCTCCTCACACACTCTCATGCTTCATgcaacaagacacacacacacacacatatggatgCTTCATGGAGGCATGTTGTCAagcagccacacacactcatacacacgcacgcacacacacacacacacacacacacacacacacacacacacacacacacacacacacacacacacacagacccacagACTTGcataaaaacaaccacagacaACAGTGTTTCGTACTACCCGTCTCCTAAGCTTCCTGTCTGTTGCGCCGGATGCGGTGCATTTTTCCTCTCGACAGCTCAGAAAAACACGCTCTGATCAAGCGATAGGCTTATCGACAGCAGATTACATTGTACTTCACACACTCCTTCATATGAATTGTAGGCTACCAGCATCACTAATTCTATTAACACCTGCTCAAAGATGAGTCAATCTGTATGTATGGATATATCTGTCCTTGTTATATGCAATAATGAAATCTGTTTGCTTTCTAAAGATTAATAAAAGTTGAGTGCATCCTTCTCATCATCCTTCATCCCTTTTTTTATGTAGACATTCTGTACTCAATTTATCAAACATGCAAGTTTGATTTATCACAGTAGTAAACCTGGTGCATGATTAATTAATCTAAGATAAAGAAGTGTTGCATTCTCTGTGCTTCTGCATTATACAGTAATACATAGGTACACATTCAGCATGTAAGTTCACCTGCAAAAAGCAGTGGATACATTGTACACTTGGTAATGTACAGTAAGTATCATGAAGATTAGGGCAGCACCATGTCTCTGTTCATGCTCACTGCCAGCAATATTGTCTGGGAATGAGGTTACTAACATCTGGTGCAGGCGTGTTATGTGCACCGAGGGTACACTTAAACAGAATCAAATCTTCAGCTGCAGGCTATATAGTATGTCACGGATGTAATTAATCCTTGGATTGCACCAGCAATGTGCTGTAACTTCATAAACGAAGCCACCGAAAATCTGAGCTGCACAAAGACAGATGAAGAATTCTACCTGATTGAGAACTGGGTATTTTTCTGCTGGTCATGCCCCTTTGATCCTGGCAGTTATAGAATACCACAGGGAGCCTTTTCTTTACCTTATAAGGAGGTACAGCCCTGCGTGATatcctctgtgtttctgttcacaTTTTGTATTGTGACATGGTGCCTTTTTTGTCTGTTACTTTGAATACTTGAAAGCTTGAAAGATGctgatgatatacagtatgtgtcacaAGTTCCTGTTAAAATCATTGAAGTCCTATCTTTATAACATTAAGATATAGAAAGGTATGATTAAATACTGTTGATTTCCATAATACATTGCTTTCACATCATATAATTCCTTTTtcggtaacactttactttaagtccccctatttcacatttataagcagtatataaccATTTGacaaatggtttataacacactacaATGTAATTGtgagcagatataaggacattttaggTGTTTattaaagtacagtatttgaagACATATGAAGATATATTAAAACTATACTAACTATATTGTCAGTCATTAtctgtttacattcattatctagtcatacagtatatctgtttatataccagATCCAGTTATGCgggaggagttatagttgttgacatatACATATAAGAAAAACTTATATATGCTAGCAACTGCATTATAGTgcattataaagcatttattaactgtttatatactgcctataaatgctaaataggagGACTTAAAATAAGGTGTTAACACACCGATGAGTCAAAGGagtaaaatgacaaacatatcATGCTTGAATGTGATTGACAGTGTGAATGATTTTATTTCCATTAATAGTAAAGCAGTTGATGATGTTTTCCCCAAACTGTTTGATGCAGAGTAGTTATTTATGAGTCACCAGCTCAGAATCAGTGCAACaaactgtgtgtgcgtgtgtgtaggaTTAAATGTGTGAGTGAAGGATTGTGTTGAACAAGTTACGTTGCTGATGGGCAATAAACTGCATCTCTGTGCGTGCTTGAGAGGTTGTGCTTGTGCACGTGCAGGTGTGTTTCAAAACCGTTTCCTTTTCGCCTCTGTCAGCGCGAGGGCTGCTTGCAGGTCCTCTGTGGTGTGCATATTTGTCTtcagagagtgtgtgagagctTTGTGCAGTTCCTTGGGGGTGACCAGGTTGAAGCGCAGCAGAGCGTCGACCAGCTGTGAGCGAGCGTTGCCGATGAATGAGTGTGACAGGAAAGACGAGAGGCCTCCCCCACCTTTTGTGATGTAGAGTGGGACTCTGACCATTCCCAGAAcctgaagagacagaaaaagagagacaggtgaTGAGGAACAGAGCATGAGATCAGGTAAATGTctgcaatcaaacacacacacacacacacacacacacacacacacacacacacacacacacacatacatactacCTCCTGTCCATGATCTGTTGCTGTGGATGCAGCCGCGCTCTCCACCTCCCTAatctgctcctcctccatcttcttCACGTAGAAGTGAGTGATAAGAcgggaggaggaaggggaggatgCAGGGGCATGGCAAGAGTCCACATGATCTTCTACCGATATAGGAAGAGCCACGCCCAGCTCCTCCAGTAATTCCCTGCCAAGCCCTTCCTCCAGGGTCTCCTCCGATAGGTTAACGAGCCTGAGGTGTGGGAGGTGGGGTCAAAGTTCAAAATCAGATAAACAATGTCAGCTGTATTGCTCTCCTGTGACTCCTCAGAGCAAGAGTAAATAAATCAAGCTGATTGAAAAGCTCATTGGATTTCAAAGGCTAACAGTTCTTTGCTGAGGTGGCCCCGGGCTGCTTCTGCCTCAAGTCACAAGAAAGTCACAAGTCCACTGGATCTTCAGTCTCAAGTTAGAGACACGTGAAAATGTTCTGAGATAGCTCACAATAACCAAACTATCAGATCAAGTTTTACTCAGGAGTATCTGTTAGAAATGCATTagtgaaaatacaatttaaCGGACAGGttcgcaatttttcaagtctgtcttaaaacaacagtcaggcccccaaatgaacattgaaatggattttcttgctgtaatcatttctcctgttcatactgagcattagaaaatcccttcatagtgcacttacaatgtaagtgatgggggacaaaatccactagcctcattctgtgcaaaaatgtatttaaaaatttatctgaagctaatatgaagcttcagctgtccaaacgattgaaatcaagtagatatctttcaacattacagtctttttagtgccaaagtccctctttttgttactatactttcactgcagttcaacagggaaacactgtctgaggaaacacaaagaggaaatttgatgctaaaaagactgtaaatgtggcagatatccactttatatgACTAACTCAGCTTGCTGAAgccatgaacaggaggaattgttacagtgaggaaaacctctttgaatgttcatatgagcacctgacAGTTGAACCTATCTGTTAATCCAAGAGTTGAGCCCATGTCATATGACTGAGGGGATGGACAAAATAGCAGAAACACCTTACAAATGTAGGCTTTTATTGTCTACTGCTTaacctttctcttttttatctGGTtagaatttttcattttttaggcAATGTTTTCAATATTGGTGAGCAAATGTGCTGTTAAACATCATTTAGTGAGTGCTGCAGTGTCCCAATTCCACACAACATGCTAATTCAGTGCCAACATATACTGAAACAAATTCTATGGTTAGTATGCTAGCTACTCTGTGAGGCacagctttgagctaaatgctactGTCAGCATGCTGACCTGCTCACAATGACACTGCTAacctgctaacatgctgatgttcagcaggtGCTAGCAGCAGGTTACCATGTTTGTTCACTGTcttaatttagcatgttagcatgctagcattagCTAATTACTACtctttggtcataaaccaaaccAAAGTTATAATTCATTCTGCGGGGAagataaatgtctgtacaactTTTCATGGAAATCCACTTAggtgtcaagatatttcacttaaagtcacaaaatttcatggcaatcaatccattgaaatttcagtctggacaTGGCGAGCTGAACAACAGATAGATTGACAATACTACATCACGAACATGGCTAAAAAATCAGTAACCATACTAAAATGATTTTTAGTGTATTGTTGATGAACAAtatacttttgtttattttttattcagaaaacaaaataaagttaTTGTATGTTAAACATTTTGTTCAAGTTCAATTGACAGTAGGATTCTAAAGTTGCAGTTTGACTGACATGCATTGGAGCACATATGGTATGATTTCCTGTTAGTGTAAAATTGTTATGTATGTAGATTTTTGTATACTAACTGCAAAGACAATTAGTATATGGTACATATTGTATTAATCTGTAGTATGGAAGTGGGACACACTGCTGGTTCTGACCACTGTTTTCTAATGCAGTTTGCCTTTGATTTGCATAAGTCATCAGGATTTTTCAGACTTCTTGCCTTGTTACATAATTTTGCTGTGGTGGCAAATGATGCCTTATGTCGGCCTTGCACCAAACAACTTTTCAAACGACTGTCGCAGACAAATTTCCATTGTTGGAATAAAATCATGAGAGTTTTGCTACAGTTAGAAATTCTGGCAGCGACTACTGTAAATCACAGATACAAAGGCACAAGTGACTCCACTATTTTCTAATGCAGTCCTCCTTTGTTTTGCATATGTCATCATGCCTGTTTAGATTTTTCTTCTTGCCTTGTTACATAATTTTGCTGTGTTGGCAAATGATGCCTTAGAAATTCTGGCAGCAAATACTATAAACCCCAGATACAAAGGCACAAGTGACTCATGTTAAGTTGAATACTAATTAagcagtactgtatgtgtctaacaattacagtttatttgaaacaggtttttaaaAGCAAGATAAGACACCTTGCACAGTCTACTGTAtcatgcatattttatttttcacagttcATCCTTGTGGTATGAGTATTTTAGTGACAGGCTGTGAATGTT includes:
- the zgc:103759 gene encoding U8 snoRNA-decapping enzyme, encoding MASGQLSRAEALVCSDCRHACHVMLYSDTKTRLFGKIPIKHIILMQMRFDGLLGFPGGLVNLSEETLEEGLGRELLEELGVALPISVEDHVDSCHAPASSPSSSRLITHFYVKKMEEEQIREVESAAASTATDHGQEVLGMVRVPLYITKGGGGLSSFLSHSFIGNARSQLVDALLRFNLVTPKELHKALTHSLKTNMHTTEDLQAALALTEAKRKRF